In Phoenix dactylifera cultivar Barhee BC4 unplaced genomic scaffold, palm_55x_up_171113_PBpolish2nd_filt_p 002940F, whole genome shotgun sequence, the sequence AACACCTTCTTACCCCCAAGACTGCTCTCGACTTTGGGCTCAAGCGAGGACCTACTTTGCTCTTGGGCCTCACCGGAGATATCTTTCAGCAAATTTATGTCATCAAACTCTTGCGATACACACACCCACTTCTTCACTGAGAACTCCTCCTGAATCCTCTGGTCATTATATATCCTTTGAGCAAGTGTGGTCTTGCCAATTCCACCTGCACCCACAATTGCAAAAACAAGAATGTTTCTCCGTCCGTCATCCTTAATTAGCGAATCAACCAAGCTCTGAGTGTGCTCTTCAATTTTAGATCCTACAATATCAATATCGCCTACAGAAGATGTCATGCGACTACTTGGAGATGTCACTTGCTGCTTGTCATGGGAAGTGAGCTCAAGATTGAGATCGGATCTCAACCTCGAGATGTTCTCAAGCTTCAGATTGAGATCTCTAATTTTCGTGCCAATCTCATGAGCAACCAGAGGCTTTCTGATGCAAGACAGAAGGGGAAAGGGGAAGCATACCGAAGAAGTGGAGGAAGAAGCTTCACTACACTTGTCGGCCTCGATGCGATAGAGGTCGAGGATATCATCAGCATCGTACATGAAATCCTTGAGCTCCTTGAGCCAGTCATCCACGTTCTTATCATTGATCCTCTTCCTCTCGGCATCGGCAAGGACATTGCTGATCTTACGGAGCTTGTTCTGGAGCTTTTTGATCTCGCCAGGCACACCTAAGAGCATGTCAACCTCTTTCTTCGCCGACTCGACCAGTAGTTCAAAAAAAATGGAGACGAAGGCATCCAATATCATCGCCATCTTCTTCCTAGACTAGTTGGGACTGggagaaaaggaagagattgCTAGATCTGATTGCTCTCACAATGGCTATCAGGGACCAGGTCCGGGAGTCAGTGGAGGACTCTGATGAGATGAGAGCAAAGGCATTGACTCCATATGCATTGACTCCAATCCGGATTCTCTGTGATACGTGTTTGCACCGCAGAGAGTAGCAGAGTGCTCATGGAGACCGACCACATCATCCATCACGGCGACTGATAGCTGGTCCGGGAGTCGGTAGGAATGAATCTAATACGAGATAAGGGCAACGGCATCGATTCCAACTCCAGTCAGGATCCTTTGCGGCGTGTGTTTGCACAGCAGACAGCTGTGCCGCGCTCGGTCACCGCCACATCATCAACACGGAGATAGATAGCTGATGCGGCGATGGCCGAGAGCTATACGGCAGTGCACCCGCTCTTTCTCGCAATTCAGTAAATCCTCTCCGCACGGTACCGTTGGAAAGAGACAAAGCACCAACTTAATGCTTGCTAGGCTGCTTGCAAAAgaaagtgttgctggaaattggacccgggggcaatcttcggtcgaggagagggagcgactgTTAGCCCTCACGGTggggcggcggtctgtcggcgggcggcgtcctccgtccggggcggtcggagagaaggaacagcaggtcctcgtagcggggcggcgatccgttggctggcggcgtcctccgtccgggtgcctgcacacgaaccggtggccgggttctccggcgccggccctccgacgctcaagtcagggagggggcaaatagtggggagaaggagataaacagtgatttttgggtgtatgaatgttccaatcccctcttgagaggccaaggctcccttttatatgcgggggtcggtttacctgtgatgtaacagggcgaggccgtagtacggcttggcatgttgttcaggtcggcgctcggtcaggcgaatcattgcactgatgtcggcggtatggccgagatcagagacttatcatagtcgactagaccctgctgggtcgatttgccgtggagagctggggatccgtagatgtcaggagccatgcgcatttattgtggagtaagtcggagatccgcatttattatggagtaagccggagatccgcatttattgttgagtgtgccggaagattacagcggccatgcgcaataaatgccggaggggtgttagagtacggtcctcggacatcggggtttctcttaggtcggaggtttcggggtcggtcgt encodes:
- the LOC120109859 gene encoding disease resistance protein RGA2-like; translated protein: MAMILDAFVSIFFELLVESAKKEVDMLLGVPGEIKKLQNKLRKISNVLADAERKRINDKNVDDWLKELKDFMYDADDILDLYRIEADKCSEASSSTSSVCFPFPLLSCIRKPLVAHEIGTKIRDLNLKLENISRLRSDLNLELTSHDKQQVTSPSSRMTSSVGDIDIVGSKIEEHTQSLVDSLIKDDGRRNILVFAIVGAGGIGKTTLAQRIYNDQRIQEEFSVKKWVCVSQEFDDINLLKDISGEAQEQSRSSLEPKVESSLGGKKVFLVLDDIWTAKVWCDLLCNTLKSCAAGSRILVTTRNEQITKQMMAVHTHHVHKLSSEDSWSLLCKKVVLTGEEGEIQHLKDIGMKIVEKCDGLPLAIKMVAGVLCTKEKTRRAWNGVFESTAWSTSGLPEEIKGALYQDLPSCLKQCFIYCSLFPEDYRILKKDITALWIAEGFVKAEGVRLWKRQQKSTAES